In one Paraburkholderia azotifigens genomic region, the following are encoded:
- a CDS encoding MFS transporter, which yields MEETRTVDVQTLINEHRFSRFQWLVFAMCFVIVLMDGFDTAAIGFIAPSLLSEWNIGKAALAPVLSAALFGLACGALLSGPLSDRCGRRVVLTLSVMLFGASCFASAFARDLGELTALRFVTGVGLGAAMPNAVTLMSEFSPDGRRATIVNLMFCGFPLGAAFGGFLAAWMIPHFGWRSVLLLGGAVPLLLAVVLVFRLPESIRYMVAKGKPAGKIRKVLMRISPDARFAHAFVMQESVKHATGEGGLRIVLSRPFILGSVMLWVCYFMGLVIFYGLVNWMPVLLKDAGLTPQRAALVAALFPLGGAGTVLCGLLMDRFNPNRVVAAAYAFGAVAVYAIGQAMGNIGLLMCAVFIAGVLVNTAQASMPALAAAFYPTAGRGTGVAWMLGVGRFGGIAGSFLVAELSRQQVGLPGIFTVVAIAGAVSCVALLIKQATGSTETAADVADGESLAH from the coding sequence ATGGAAGAGACAAGGACTGTCGATGTACAGACGCTCATCAACGAGCACCGTTTTTCCCGCTTTCAATGGCTCGTATTTGCGATGTGCTTCGTGATCGTGCTGATGGATGGCTTCGATACGGCTGCGATCGGCTTCATCGCACCTTCGCTGCTGTCGGAGTGGAATATCGGCAAGGCGGCGCTCGCGCCCGTGCTGAGCGCTGCACTGTTCGGGCTCGCATGCGGCGCATTGCTGTCGGGCCCGCTGTCCGACCGATGCGGGCGGCGCGTCGTACTGACCTTGTCGGTAATGTTGTTCGGCGCGTCCTGTTTCGCTTCCGCTTTCGCACGGGATCTGGGCGAACTGACCGCGCTGCGCTTCGTGACGGGCGTCGGGCTCGGCGCTGCGATGCCGAATGCCGTTACGCTCATGAGCGAATTCAGTCCAGACGGCCGGCGCGCGACGATCGTAAATCTGATGTTCTGCGGCTTTCCGCTGGGCGCCGCGTTCGGCGGATTTCTCGCCGCGTGGATGATTCCGCATTTCGGCTGGCGCAGTGTGCTGCTGCTCGGCGGCGCGGTGCCGTTGCTGCTCGCCGTCGTGCTCGTGTTCCGCTTGCCCGAGTCGATCCGTTACATGGTGGCGAAAGGGAAGCCGGCCGGGAAGATCCGCAAGGTACTCATGCGCATCAGTCCGGACGCGCGTTTTGCGCACGCATTCGTCATGCAGGAAAGCGTGAAGCATGCGACGGGCGAGGGCGGCCTTCGCATCGTGTTGTCGCGTCCGTTCATTCTGGGTTCCGTGATGCTGTGGGTGTGCTACTTCATGGGCCTCGTCATCTTCTATGGACTCGTCAACTGGATGCCCGTGTTGCTCAAGGATGCCGGACTCACGCCGCAACGTGCCGCACTCGTCGCCGCACTGTTTCCGCTCGGCGGCGCGGGGACGGTCTTGTGCGGCTTGTTGATGGACCGCTTCAATCCCAATCGCGTGGTGGCCGCCGCGTATGCGTTCGGTGCCGTCGCCGTGTATGCGATCGGTCAGGCAATGGGCAATATCGGCCTGCTGATGTGCGCGGTATTTATCGCCGGCGTGCTGGTGAATACCGCGCAGGCATCGATGCCTGCGCTGGCGGCCGCGTTCTATCCAACGGCGGGACGCGGAACGGGCGTTGCATGGATGCTGGGCGTGGGTCGGTTCGGCGGCATCGCGGGCTCGTTTCTGGTCGCGGAGTTGTCGCGGCAGCAGGTCGGTTTGCCCGGCATTTTCACGGTCGTTGCGATAGCGGGTGCAGTGTCGTGCGTGGCGCTGCTGATCAAACAGGCGACGGGTTCGACGGAAACGGCAGCGGATGTGGCGGATGGCGAATCGCTCGCGCATTGA
- a CDS encoding gamma-glutamyl-gamma-aminobutyrate hydrolase family protein — MTIEASHGRPLVGVVCDRFFVGEHDLHSAKHSYVRALMSGANVNPVLIPATRDIDAFDGYLDAVSGLLFPGGASNVEAHRYGGHAADDMHVDPDRDHVALTLMQGAAARGMPMLAICRGFQEMNVAFGGTLHTDIHASGHSVDHLEDLSDDLPTRYRYRHEVEIAPAGILSTLAHAPHVRVNSLHRQGAAALAPRLVVEARAPDGLVEAFRVGEHAFALGVQWHPEAMLEDDALSRALFEAFGASCRRYRHATQRTAAHRKA; from the coding sequence ATGACGATCGAGGCAAGTCACGGGCGTCCTCTCGTCGGCGTGGTGTGCGACCGCTTCTTCGTTGGCGAACACGATCTGCACAGCGCGAAGCACAGCTATGTCCGCGCGTTGATGTCGGGCGCAAACGTGAACCCCGTGCTGATTCCCGCGACGCGCGACATCGACGCGTTCGACGGCTATCTCGATGCCGTAAGCGGCCTGCTGTTTCCAGGCGGCGCATCCAATGTGGAAGCCCACCGGTATGGCGGCCACGCGGCGGACGACATGCATGTCGATCCCGATCGCGATCACGTCGCGCTGACGCTGATGCAAGGCGCCGCCGCGCGCGGCATGCCGATGCTCGCGATCTGCCGCGGCTTTCAGGAAATGAATGTCGCTTTCGGCGGCACGCTGCACACGGATATTCATGCGAGCGGACATTCTGTCGATCATCTCGAAGACCTCTCGGACGATCTGCCCACGCGCTATCGGTACCGCCACGAAGTCGAAATCGCGCCTGCTGGCATCCTGTCGACGCTCGCGCACGCGCCACACGTGCGCGTGAATTCGCTGCATCGTCAGGGCGCGGCGGCACTCGCGCCGCGGCTCGTGGTGGAAGCACGCGCGCCCGATGGTCTGGTCGAAGCGTTTCGGGTCGGCGAACACGCGTTCGCGCTCGGCGTGCAGTGGCATCCCGAAGCGATGCTCGAAGACGATGCGCTGTCGCGTGCCCTTTTCGAAGCATTCGGCGCAAGTTGCCGCCGCTATCGTCATGCAACACAACGGACAGCCGCTCATCGAAAGGCGTAG
- a CDS encoding glutamine synthetase family protein produces MSFVETHGLWTDDQHTAHAALLERLKESDVQVVRFSFPDQHGLLRGKTLVVDEAIRAFRNGVTLTSTLLAKDTSHRTVFPVFTAGGGFDMPEMQGACDTLMVADPETFRVLPWAPHTGWVLCDVYFANGRPVPFATRHLFRRALEQLGNHGYEFMSGLEVEFHVFKVTNPNMKPEHSGQPGIPPDVELLSHGYQYLTELRYDAVDGVMEMLRRGIDGLALPVRSLEVEYGPSQFEFTFAPTTGIQSADDMILFRSAVKQICQRNGYHATFMCRPRIPNVVSSGWHLHQSLVHVAGGTNAFMPTDPGAPLSVTGQRYLAGLLAHAQGATALSTPTINGYRRYRPYSNAPDRAIWGCDNRGVMLRVLGGANDPATRVENRVGEPTANPYLYFGSQVLSGLDGLRRKLELPPSADTPYETQADALPRTLSDAIAALRADDCLREGFGSAFVDYFCKLKEAEIDRFNLEVTEWEHREYFETF; encoded by the coding sequence ATGTCATTTGTCGAAACTCACGGCTTGTGGACGGACGACCAGCACACGGCTCATGCCGCGCTGCTCGAACGGCTGAAAGAAAGCGACGTGCAGGTGGTGCGTTTTTCGTTCCCGGATCAGCACGGACTGCTGCGCGGCAAGACGCTCGTCGTCGACGAAGCGATCCGCGCGTTCAGGAACGGCGTCACGCTGACGAGCACGCTGCTCGCCAAAGATACGTCGCACCGCACGGTGTTCCCCGTGTTCACGGCGGGCGGCGGCTTCGATATGCCTGAAATGCAGGGCGCCTGCGACACGCTGATGGTCGCCGATCCCGAAACCTTCCGCGTGTTGCCGTGGGCGCCGCACACGGGCTGGGTGCTGTGCGACGTGTACTTCGCGAACGGCAGGCCCGTGCCGTTCGCGACGCGTCATCTGTTCCGGCGCGCGCTGGAACAGCTCGGCAATCACGGCTATGAATTCATGTCCGGCCTCGAAGTGGAATTTCATGTCTTCAAGGTCACCAATCCGAACATGAAGCCCGAGCATTCGGGGCAGCCGGGCATTCCGCCCGATGTCGAACTGCTGTCGCATGGTTACCAATATCTGACGGAACTGCGCTACGACGCCGTCGACGGCGTGATGGAGATGCTCCGGCGCGGCATCGACGGACTCGCGTTGCCCGTGCGCTCGCTCGAAGTCGAATACGGCCCTAGCCAGTTCGAGTTCACGTTCGCGCCGACCACGGGCATCCAAAGCGCCGACGACATGATCCTGTTCCGCAGCGCGGTGAAGCAGATCTGCCAGCGCAACGGCTATCACGCGACCTTCATGTGCCGTCCGCGCATTCCGAATGTCGTATCGAGCGGATGGCATCTGCATCAGTCGCTCGTGCATGTCGCGGGCGGCACTAACGCATTCATGCCGACGGATCCGGGCGCGCCGCTTTCCGTCACGGGCCAGCGCTATCTCGCGGGACTGCTTGCACATGCGCAGGGCGCGACCGCCTTGTCGACGCCGACCATCAACGGCTACCGCCGCTACCGGCCGTATTCGAATGCGCCCGATCGCGCGATCTGGGGCTGCGACAACCGCGGCGTGATGCTGCGCGTGCTGGGCGGAGCGAACGATCCGGCGACGCGCGTCGAAAACCGCGTCGGCGAACCGACAGCGAATCCGTATCTGTATTTCGGCTCGCAGGTGCTGTCGGGGCTCGACGGACTGCGGCGCAAGCTCGAACTGCCGCCGTCGGCGGATACGCCCTACGAAACGCAGGCCGATGCGCTGCCGCGCACGTTGAGCGACGCCATCGCCGCGCTGCGTGCCGACGACTGTCTGCGCGAAGGCTTCGGCAGCGCATTCGTCGATTACTTCTGCAAGCTGAAGGAAGCGGAGATCGACCGTTTCAATCTGGAAGTCACCGAGTGGGAACACCGGGAGTATTTCGAAACGTTCTGA
- a CDS encoding DUF4863 family protein codes for MSEAPASSTKDQLVARCLPFLEEVKDMTTGTNVEQWLNTKYGVDSELYKDLARLITLGVEEGWAADVEIAGRKYRRARLVEPAAETFYFSITAVLIDSTGNTQGNPEDAFRGDYHSHPYGEFNMVVPLNAGAALAGPNGWCHGGWTAPAPGSHHFPEAKGGAVIALFFLPSGRIAYDVKPPVQ; via the coding sequence ATGTCCGAAGCCCCTGCATCGAGCACAAAAGATCAGCTTGTCGCGCGCTGCCTGCCCTTCCTCGAAGAAGTGAAAGACATGACGACGGGCACCAACGTCGAGCAATGGCTGAATACGAAATACGGCGTCGATAGCGAACTGTACAAGGATCTTGCGCGCCTCATTACGCTCGGCGTCGAAGAAGGCTGGGCCGCCGATGTCGAAATCGCCGGACGGAAGTATCGTCGCGCAAGACTCGTCGAACCCGCCGCAGAGACGTTCTATTTCAGCATCACCGCCGTGTTGATCGACAGTACGGGCAACACGCAGGGCAACCCGGAAGATGCGTTTCGCGGCGACTACCACTCGCACCCTTATGGCGAGTTCAACATGGTCGTTCCGCTCAACGCAGGCGCGGCGCTCGCAGGACCGAACGGATGGTGCCATGGCGGCTGGACGGCGCCCGCACCGGGCAGCCATCACTTCCCGGAAGCCAAAGGCGGTGCCGTGATCGCATTGTTCTTCCTGCCTTCGGGACGTATTGCATACGACGTCAAGCCGCCCGTTCAATGA
- a CDS encoding GntR family transcriptional regulator, whose product MESQQERVLVYLRDLILKGEFAPGERLGEVALAERLQASRTPVRLALTTLEQEGLVEPSPAGGYVMRRITAAEIADAIAVRGHLEGMAARLVAEHGVPRQLSNGLNECLRAGDRLLAKAELDLDDYAAYTDMNNRFHKLIVEGSGNAALIRAIDMNNRLPFAAASAMLPMQSAIEEGRQWLFMAHQQHHSLVQSMERGEGTRAQSLATEHVQIAQRNLTYALERPEVYLKLAPALQLVAEAVL is encoded by the coding sequence ATGGAATCCCAGCAAGAACGTGTGTTGGTGTATCTGCGCGACCTGATCCTCAAGGGCGAATTCGCGCCTGGAGAACGCCTCGGCGAAGTCGCGCTCGCGGAGCGGCTGCAGGCGTCGCGCACCCCGGTCCGGCTGGCGCTCACGACACTCGAACAGGAAGGTCTCGTCGAGCCGTCTCCCGCAGGCGGTTATGTGATGCGCCGTATCACGGCGGCCGAAATCGCCGATGCCATTGCCGTGCGCGGACACCTCGAAGGCATGGCCGCGCGCCTCGTCGCCGAACACGGCGTGCCGCGCCAGTTGTCGAACGGGCTGAACGAATGTCTGCGTGCGGGCGACCGGCTGCTGGCGAAGGCCGAACTCGATCTCGACGATTACGCCGCCTACACGGACATGAATAACCGCTTCCACAAGCTGATCGTCGAGGGCTCGGGCAATGCGGCGCTGATCCGTGCGATCGACATGAACAACCGCCTGCCGTTCGCCGCAGCCAGCGCGATGCTGCCGATGCAATCCGCCATCGAGGAGGGACGTCAATGGCTTTTCATGGCGCATCAGCAACATCACAGCCTCGTGCAGTCGATGGAACGCGGCGAAGGCACGCGAGCGCAATCGCTCGCCACGGAGCACGTGCAGATCGCGCAACGCAATCTGACCTACGCGCTCGAGCGGCCAGAGGTGTATCTCAAACTCGCGCCAGCGTTGCAACTCGTCGCCGAAGCGGTTTTATAG
- a CDS encoding 2Fe-2S iron-sulfur cluster-binding protein: MPIVTYILRDGERRAIDVAAGTSVMEAAIHHNVRGIDAECGGCLSCATCHVYVDASSTADLPLPDESELELLEGVAAGRRPESRLSCQLVVMPAMHGLVVQIPPKQA; this comes from the coding sequence ATGCCTATCGTCACCTACATCCTGCGCGACGGCGAGCGCCGCGCCATCGACGTGGCCGCCGGCACCAGCGTGATGGAGGCCGCGATCCATCACAACGTGCGCGGCATCGACGCGGAATGCGGCGGCTGTCTGTCGTGTGCGACCTGCCATGTTTATGTCGACGCGTCGTCGACGGCGGATTTGCCGCTGCCCGACGAGTCCGAACTCGAACTGCTCGAGGGCGTGGCCGCCGGGCGCCGTCCCGAAAGCCGGCTCAGTTGTCAGCTCGTCGTGATGCCCGCGATGCACGGACTCGTCGTGCAGATTCCACCGAAACAGGCGTGA
- a CDS encoding LysR substrate-binding domain-containing protein, whose amino-acid sequence MSADRIDLNLLRVFDAIFEDRNLALAGKRLHLSQSAISHALARMREVLGDDLFVRTGRGMEPTVRALGMAAQVRGALQQIRAALGVDAFDPRVAQRKFVVAANDYITSLVLGRLSQRLHAEAPLVDLVVRPSTRLDLAGQIDVGRIDMAIGIFADVPARFRSTKLWEQTDVVLLHRDHPIAGRPITRDDLLAHPLIAISQGGEEEGAVSGFIVERGLARQSEMFNRDALNRAFAQAAEMPRMRMSVAHSLAIPALLRHSDMLALVPSSLGRELERYGELKMCPTPYESPNVAVRAVWHERNDADPALQWLRHQLADVARQVRSG is encoded by the coding sequence ATGTCAGCAGACCGTATTGACCTGAACCTGTTGCGGGTGTTCGACGCGATTTTCGAAGACCGCAATCTCGCGCTCGCGGGCAAGCGCCTGCATCTGAGCCAGTCCGCGATCAGTCACGCGCTCGCGCGGATGCGAGAGGTGCTCGGCGACGACCTGTTCGTGCGCACGGGCAGAGGCATGGAGCCGACCGTGCGTGCACTCGGCATGGCGGCGCAGGTACGCGGCGCGCTTCAGCAGATCCGGGCCGCGCTCGGTGTCGATGCGTTCGATCCGCGCGTCGCGCAACGCAAGTTCGTGGTCGCCGCGAACGATTACATTACGTCGCTCGTGCTGGGGCGCCTCAGTCAACGGCTGCACGCCGAGGCGCCGCTCGTCGACCTGGTCGTGCGGCCTTCGACGCGCCTCGATCTCGCAGGCCAGATCGACGTCGGCCGGATCGATATGGCAATCGGCATTTTCGCGGACGTGCCGGCGCGTTTCCGTTCGACGAAGCTCTGGGAACAGACGGACGTCGTGCTGCTTCATCGCGATCACCCCATCGCCGGCCGGCCGATCACGCGCGACGACCTGCTCGCGCATCCGCTCATCGCGATCTCGCAGGGCGGCGAGGAGGAGGGCGCGGTGAGCGGCTTTATCGTCGAACGGGGACTCGCGCGGCAATCGGAGATGTTCAATCGCGACGCGCTCAACCGCGCGTTTGCGCAGGCCGCCGAGATGCCGCGCATGCGCATGTCCGTCGCGCATTCGCTCGCGATTCCGGCGCTGCTTCGCCATAGCGACATGCTGGCGCTCGTGCCGTCGTCGCTTGGACGCGAACTGGAGCGCTACGGCGAACTGAAAATGTGCCCGACGCCTTATGAATCGCCTAACGTCGCCGTGCGTGCCGTATGGCACGAACGCAATGACGCCGACCCCGCATTGCAATGGCTGCGGCATCAGCTTGCCGATGTCGCGCGCCAGGTTCGAAGCGGCTGA
- a CDS encoding aromatic ring-hydroxylating dioxygenase subunit alpha, giving the protein MMSSQQNDTITRVGKGTPAGQLLRNYWQPVALVEELPAQRPVRAVRLMGQDFVVFKDEQGRYGMLDRDCPHRGADLAAGRLEAGGLRCAFHGWLFDVDGQCLSTPGEPVGSTLCRKVRQSAYPVVERSGILFAYIGGGEPPAFPNFDCFAAPGEYTFAFKGLFECNWLQALEVGIDPAHASFLHRFFEDEDVSESYGKQFRGASADSDMPITQVLREFESPEILVSPADYGLRLIAKRPLNEAQTHVRVTNVVFPQAFVIPMSAEMTITQWHVPVDDENCYWYAIFTSFGAPTDKAQMRAQRLELYELPDYTSRKNRRNHYGFDADEQQTQTYTGMGFDINVHDQWAVESQGAIQDRTREHLGTTDKGIIAYRRLLVDAIEKTQAGEKTLMMIDTQQAAHLTGPASIDGIGPADGWDDYWKASDVKRRDAAPWPAPKA; this is encoded by the coding sequence ATGATGAGTTCGCAGCAAAACGACACGATCACGCGCGTAGGCAAGGGCACGCCCGCCGGGCAGTTACTGCGCAATTACTGGCAGCCCGTCGCGCTGGTCGAGGAGTTGCCCGCACAGCGTCCCGTTCGCGCAGTACGGCTGATGGGTCAGGATTTCGTCGTGTTCAAGGACGAGCAGGGCCGCTACGGCATGCTGGATCGCGATTGCCCGCACCGTGGCGCGGATCTCGCGGCGGGCCGTCTCGAAGCGGGCGGCCTGCGCTGCGCGTTCCATGGCTGGCTGTTCGATGTCGACGGCCAGTGCCTGTCGACGCCGGGCGAACCCGTCGGCAGCACGCTTTGCAGGAAGGTGCGGCAGAGCGCGTATCCCGTGGTCGAGCGCAGCGGCATTCTGTTCGCGTACATCGGCGGCGGCGAGCCGCCCGCATTCCCGAACTTCGACTGCTTCGCCGCGCCGGGCGAATACACGTTCGCGTTCAAAGGCCTGTTCGAATGCAACTGGCTGCAGGCGCTCGAAGTCGGCATCGATCCCGCGCACGCGTCGTTTCTGCACCGCTTCTTCGAAGACGAAGATGTGAGCGAGAGCTACGGCAAGCAGTTTCGCGGCGCATCGGCGGATTCGGACATGCCGATCACGCAGGTGCTGCGCGAATTCGAATCGCCGGAGATTCTCGTCAGCCCGGCCGACTATGGACTTCGCCTGATCGCGAAGCGCCCGCTGAACGAAGCACAGACTCACGTGCGCGTGACCAATGTCGTGTTCCCGCAGGCCTTCGTGATTCCGATGAGCGCGGAGATGACGATCACGCAATGGCACGTGCCCGTCGACGACGAGAACTGCTACTGGTACGCGATCTTCACGAGCTTCGGCGCGCCCACCGACAAGGCGCAGATGCGCGCGCAGCGGCTCGAACTGTACGAGCTGCCGGATTACACGTCGCGCAAGAACCGGCGCAATCACTACGGCTTCGATGCCGACGAGCAACAGACCCAGACCTACACGGGGATGGGCTTCGACATCAACGTGCATGACCAGTGGGCCGTCGAATCGCAGGGCGCGATCCAGGACCGCACGCGCGAGCATCTGGGCACGACCGACAAGGGCATCATCGCGTATCGCCGTCTGCTCGTCGATGCGATCGAGAAGACGCAGGCGGGCGAGAAGACGCTGATGATGATCGACACACAGCAGGCAGCGCATCTGACGGGACCGGCGTCGATCGACGGCATCGGCCCCGCCGACGGCTGGGACGACTACTGGAAGGCCTCCGACGTGAAGCGCCGCGACGCCGCGCCGTGGCCCGCGCCGAAAGCCTGA
- a CDS encoding nitroreductase — MNSDTYLVDSVIRSRKAVRVFRPDAVSKQDVIDILDVARTAPSNSNTQPWRVHVLAGGARQQLSDALARAHTDGAHPQLQHMPDPLPDSYRLRQEDFGARYYGALGIDKADVDARSQATGRNFEFFGAPLGMIFTIDAQLKKYSWLDYGLFIQNIMIAARSRGLDTCPQVSFARYQEVIAKHLDIEAGHEVVCGMSLGYADEDSVVNRLELPREPVVRFARFAGLDA; from the coding sequence ATGAATTCGGATACCTATCTTGTCGATTCCGTGATCCGCTCACGAAAAGCCGTTCGGGTCTTTCGTCCGGATGCTGTTTCGAAGCAGGACGTGATCGACATTCTCGATGTCGCGCGGACCGCGCCCAGCAATTCGAACACGCAGCCGTGGCGTGTCCATGTGCTGGCGGGCGGCGCCAGACAGCAACTGAGCGATGCGCTGGCGCGTGCTCACACAGACGGAGCGCATCCGCAACTGCAGCACATGCCGGATCCTTTGCCCGATTCGTATCGGCTGAGACAGGAAGACTTCGGCGCGCGATATTACGGCGCACTGGGCATCGACAAAGCGGACGTCGATGCACGCTCGCAGGCAACGGGCAGGAACTTCGAGTTTTTCGGCGCTCCGCTCGGCATGATCTTCACCATCGATGCCCAACTGAAGAAATACAGCTGGCTCGACTATGGGCTGTTCATTCAGAACATCATGATCGCGGCGCGTTCGCGTGGTCTGGATACGTGCCCACAGGTGTCATTCGCGCGCTATCAGGAAGTCATCGCAAAGCATCTCGACATCGAAGCGGGCCACGAGGTCGTCTGCGGGATGTCGCTCGGCTATGCGGATGAAGATTCCGTCGTGAACCGGCTCGAACTTCCGCGTGAGCCGGTCGTCCGGTTCGCACGTTTTGCCGGCCTCGACGCGTAG
- a CDS encoding NAD(P)/FAD-dependent oxidoreductase — protein MKRTLVIVGASYAGVQLAASARELGFDGRIVLLGDEPDAPYQRPPLSKGFLTGSVAEARLPLRSQVFFDEEKIEWMPSTRAIRIDRERREIGLHDGSRIAYDHVALTTGARVRKLDCPGAALDAVHYLRDLRDARRLAQTACTARRAVVIGGGYIGLEAAASLRQQGVDVTVVETEPRLLARVASPWISDFMLRAHVERGVAFECGRKVVALHDAYGIVSVELDNGTRLLCDLVVVGIGVIPNTELAADCGLHVQGGITVDACARTSDPRIVAAGDCASFVPHWALPDARACRIESVQNANDMAKTAAASILGRSEPYRAVPWFWSDQYDLKLQMAGVNTGFNDYAVRGSVEERKCSLFYFRGKTLIAVDSINRPQDHMLARKLLASGAHVLADEVRDPAFDLKSLASGDMHAARGAV, from the coding sequence ATGAAACGCACGCTGGTGATTGTCGGCGCGTCGTATGCGGGCGTTCAGCTTGCCGCGTCGGCGCGCGAACTGGGCTTCGACGGCCGTATCGTGCTGCTCGGCGACGAACCCGATGCGCCCTATCAACGGCCGCCGCTGTCGAAGGGCTTTCTGACAGGCAGTGTCGCCGAAGCGCGTTTGCCGCTTCGCTCACAGGTGTTCTTCGACGAAGAAAAGATCGAGTGGATGCCGTCGACGCGCGCCATCCGCATCGACCGCGAGCGGCGCGAAATCGGGCTGCACGACGGTTCGCGGATCGCATACGACCATGTCGCGCTGACAACGGGCGCGCGCGTGCGCAAGCTCGATTGCCCGGGCGCGGCGCTCGATGCCGTTCACTATCTTCGCGATCTGCGCGATGCGAGGCGGCTCGCGCAGACGGCGTGCACGGCAAGGCGGGCTGTCGTGATCGGCGGCGGCTATATCGGCCTCGAGGCGGCCGCCTCGCTGCGCCAGCAAGGGGTCGACGTGACCGTCGTAGAGACCGAGCCGCGACTGCTTGCGCGCGTCGCGTCGCCATGGATATCGGACTTCATGCTGCGTGCTCACGTCGAGCGCGGCGTTGCGTTCGAATGCGGACGCAAGGTGGTGGCGCTGCACGACGCGTACGGCATCGTCTCCGTCGAACTGGACAACGGCACGCGTCTGCTGTGCGATCTGGTCGTGGTCGGTATCGGCGTGATTCCGAACACCGAACTGGCCGCGGACTGCGGACTGCACGTGCAAGGCGGCATTACCGTCGATGCCTGCGCGCGCACCAGCGATCCGCGGATCGTTGCGGCGGGCGATTGCGCGTCGTTCGTTCCTCACTGGGCGCTGCCGGACGCGCGCGCTTGCCGCATCGAATCCGTGCAGAACGCCAACGATATGGCGAAGACGGCAGCGGCCTCGATTCTCGGGCGATCCGAGCCGTATCGCGCGGTGCCGTGGTTCTGGTCCGATCAGTACGACCTCAAGCTGCAAATGGCGGGCGTGAATACGGGTTTCAACGACTATGCGGTGCGCGGCTCTGTCGAAGAGAGAAAGTGTTCGCTGTTCTATTTTCGCGGCAAGACGCTGATCGCCGTCGACAGTATCAACCGCCCGCAAGATCACATGCTTGCGCGCAAGCTGCTCGCGAGCGGCGCGCACGTCTTGGCCGACGAAGTGCGCGATCCCGCCTTCGATCTGAAGTCGCTCGCGAGCGGCGACATGCACGCTGCGCGAGGCGCCGTATGA